A window of Cucurbita pepo subsp. pepo cultivar mu-cu-16 chromosome LG06, ASM280686v2, whole genome shotgun sequence contains these coding sequences:
- the LOC111796967 gene encoding patellin-3-like, translated as MAEETQKPAAAEAPTSTQPVPEEPAVVPPPVPAAEIQLPDSAPAPPQPEASPAKPDSVAEVAEDEKPKASEEFEKISQSVSFKEESNVVGELPESQRKALADLKVLIQEALNKHEFTAPPAPLPPKEEEKPAEEKKEDTEKPAEQPQIDEPAKEPVIEEPPKTEAEPEPVTETVTVKVEETITPHPAPETSLAPEADEKAAEPSTVVEKVAVIDEDGAKTVEAIEESVVAVSTPPPEESAPSKEEAEVEVEAAEAVPPPPPEEVFIWGIPLLGDERSDVILLKFLRARDFKVKDAFTMIKNTVRWRKQFDIEALLDEDLGNQWDKVVFSHGVDREGHPVCYNVFGEFENKDLYQITFSDDEKSLKFLRWRVQFLEKSIRKLDFSPNGISTIVQVNDLKNSPGLTKWELRNATKRALQLFQDNYPEFAAKQVFINVPWWYLAVNRMISPFFTQRTKSKFVFAGPSKTAETLFKYVTPEQVPVQYGGLSREGEQEFSIDDPVTEVAIKAATKHTVEFPISEPSLLVWELRVVGWDVSYGAEFLPSAEGGYTVIVQKTAKLGPADEPVISNSYRVGEAGKIVLTIDNLSSKKKKILLYRSKTKPISD; from the exons ATGGCCGAGGAAACTCAGAAGCCTGCTGCTGCCGAAGCGCCGACTTCTACTCAGCCTGTACCGGAGGAGCCAGCTGTTGTGCCGCCTCCTGTTCCTGCGGCTGAGATACAACTACCAGATTCTGCACCTGCTCCGCCTCAGCCGGAGGCTTCTCCTGCGAAGCCGGATTCGGTGGCGGAAGTTGCGGAGGACGAGAAGCCGAAGGCGTCCGAGGAGTTTGAGAAGATCTCTCAGTCGGTTTCTTTCAAGGAGGAGAGCAACGTTGTTGGTGAGCTTCCGGAGTCGCAAAGGAAGGCGCTGGCTGATCTTAAGGTTCTTATTCAGGAGGCTCTCAATAAGCACGAGTTTACAGCTCCTCCGGCGCCGCTGCCGCCTAAGGAAGAGGAGAAGCCGGCCgaggagaagaaggaagacaCTGAGAAACCTGCTGAGCAGCCTCAAATCGATGAACCTGCAAAGGAACCTGTGATCGAAGAGCCTCCTAAAACAGAGGCGGAACCGGAACCAGTAACAGAGACCGTGACGGTGAAGGTTGAAGAAACAATCACTCCGCATCCTGCGCCGGAGACTTCTCTTGCTCCAGAAGCCGACGAGAAAGCGGCAGAGCCATCGACGGTGGTGGAGAAAGTGGCTGTTATCGACGAGGATGGCGCTAAGACGGTGGAAGCGATCGAGGAATCTGTAGTTGCTGTTTCGACCCCACCGCCGGAGGAATCAGCCCCGTCGAAGGAAGAGGCAGAGGTGGAAGTGGAAGCGGCGGAGGCTGTGCCGCCACCTCCACCAGAGGAGGTGTTCATCTGGGGAATTCCTCTGCTCGGCGATGAACGGAGCGATGTTATCCTGTTGAAATTCCTCCGAGCCAGAGACTTCAAGGTGAAAGATGCTTTCACGATGATCAAGAACACTGTTCGTTGGCGAAAGCAATTCGATATCGAGGCTCTTCTGGACGAGGATTTGGGGAACCAATGGGACAAAGTGGTGTTCTCCCATGGCGTCGACAGGGAAGGCCATCCAGTCTGCTACAACGTGTTTGGTGAATTCGAAAACAAGGATTTATATCAAATCACCTTCTCCGACGACGAAAAGAGCCTCAAATTTCTCCGATGGAGGGTTCAATTTCTGGAGAAGAGTATCAGAAAGCTCGATTTCAGCCCCAATGGCATCTCCACCATTGTTCAAGTCAACGACCTCAAAAACTCGCCTGGACTTACCAAGTGGGAGCTCAGAAACGCTACCAAGCGAGCTCTGCAACTATTCCAAGACAATTATCCTGAATTCGCTGCCAAACAg GTGTTCATCAACGTGCCATGGTGGTACTTGGCCGTGAACAGAATGATCAGCCCCTTTTTCACTCAGAGAACGAAGAGCAAGTTTGTGTTCGCCGGACCATCCAAGACTGCAGAGACTCTATTCAA ATATGTTACTCCTGAACAAGTACCAGTTCAGTACGGTGGATTAAGCAGGGAAGGCGAGCAAGAATTCTCCATTGATGACCCTGTCACTGAGGTTGCCATAAAGGCAGCAACCAAACACACTGTTGAATTCCCAATTTCTGAG CCAAGCCTTCTGGTTTGGGAATTGAGAGTGGTAGGATGGGATGTGAGCTATGGAGCAGAGTTCTTACCCAGTGCTGAAGGCGGCTACACTGTGATTGTTCAAAAGACAGCCAAGCTCGGACCAGCTGATGAACCAGTGATCTCCAACAGCTACAGAGTGGGTGAAGCTGGAAAGATCGTGCTGACCATCGACAATTTAAGctcaaaaaagaagaagatccTGTTGTACAGATCAAAGACCAAACCCATCTCTGATTGA